Proteins encoded in a region of the Zea mays cultivar B73 chromosome 2, Zm-B73-REFERENCE-NAM-5.0, whole genome shotgun sequence genome:
- the LOC103648726 gene encoding fructose-bisphosphate aldolase 3, chloroplastic, which yields RQKSVASPGRGILAIDESNATCGKRLSSIGLDNTEVNRQAYRQLLLTTAGLGEYISGAILFEETLYKSTTDGKKFVDCLKDQNIMPGIKVDKGLVPLPGSNNESWCQGLDGLASRCAEYYKQGARFAKWSVHTSLIHVSTNLICASFLKLL from the exons CGACAGAAATCTGTTGCTTCCCCTGGGCGTGGTATTCTGGCAATTGATGAGTCAAATGCAACATGTGGAAAGAGGTTATCATCTATTGGTTTGGACAACACAGAAGTGAACCGCCAGGCTTACAGGCAGCTTTTGCTGACAACTGCTGGTCTTGGCGAATATATTTCTGGTGCTATTCTTTTCGAGGAGACCCTTTATAAATCAACTACAGATGGCAAGAAGTTTGTTGACTGCTTGAAGGATCAGAATATCATGCCTGGCATCAAGGTTGACAAG GGTTTGGTTCCATTGCCTGGATCCAACAATGAATCATGGTGCCAAGGTCTTGATGGTTTGGCTTCAAGGTGTGCTGAGTACTATAAGCAGGGGGCGCGCTTCGCAAAGTGGTCTGTTCATACTTCCCTTATTCATGTGTCAACTAATCTTATTTGTGCTTCCTTTCTAAAGTTGCTATGA
- the LOC103648725 gene encoding putative D-cysteine desulfhydrase 1, mitochondrial yields the protein MKRSGGTAGRNAGCSCRNRRSPNVVGAQPHGGKEEERSSGPGFRDLIWEEDRSQPVEGGGGAAAAHAGWGRGTNVGVGVWTVHAFSVCDDPEYFYDYVQGLIDGLNSGLDSRDIVSIENAKGLGYAMNTAEELKFVKDIAASTGIVLDPVYSGKAVYGLLKDMAGNPAKWKGRKVLFIHTGGLLGLYDKADQLSSLAGSWRRMDLEDSVPRKDGTGKMF from the exons ATGAAGCGGTCGGGCGGCACGGCGGGGCGGAACGCCGGCTGCTCCTGCAGGAACCGTCGGAGCCCGAACGTCGTCGGCGCTCAACCGCACGGCGGCAAGGAGGAGGAGCGGAGCAGTGGCCCAGGGTTTAGGGATTTGATTTGGGAGGAGGATCGATCTCAACCCGTGGAGGGGGGaggcggggcggcggcggctcacGCGGGGTGGGGGAGGGGGACGAACGTGGGCGTGGGCGTGTGGACG GTTCATGCATTCTCTGTTTGTGATGACCCTGAATACTTCTATGACTATGTCCAAGGCCTGATTGATGGACTTAATTCTGGTTTGGATTCACGTGATATAGTTAGCATCGAAAAT GCTAAGGGGTTAGGCTATGCCATGAACACAGCCGAGGAGCTTAAGTTTGTCAAAGACATAGCTGCATCAACAGGCATTGTCCTTGATCCAGTCTACAG TGGGAAGGCGGTTTATGGATTGCTAAAAGACATGGCTGGCAATCCAGCCAAATGGAAAGGTCGAAAAGTTCTGTTTATCCACACAGGTGGTCTTCTTGGGTTGTATGATAAGGCTGACCAGTTGTCATCTTTGGCTGGGAGCTGGCGCAGAATGGATCTTGAAGATTCTGTTCCACGCAAAGATGGCACTGGTAAGATGTTCTGA